The Flammeovirgaceae bacterium genome contains a region encoding:
- a CDS encoding phage holin family protein — protein sequence MLKDTILKFLKLDGLVNNLNDYVETRLELLKYEIREDVAQALAKASIFLVLMLLAGLVVVFLSVAAALLLSIYVGSAAGFAIISGVYLLVIIIIVLTRNRLTHTIEEDIKKHLKKKTS from the coding sequence ATGCTGAAAGATACCATTTTGAAATTTTTGAAACTGGACGGCCTGGTAAACAACCTGAACGACTACGTTGAAACACGCCTTGAGTTACTGAAGTACGAAATCAGGGAGGATGTTGCGCAGGCCCTTGCCAAAGCCTCCATCTTTCTGGTGCTGATGTTGCTTGCCGGATTGGTGGTGGTATTTCTGAGCGTGGCCGCAGCCTTACTGTTGAGTATATACGTGGGCAGTGCTGCCGGATTTGCCATTATTAGCGGAGTTTACTTGTTAGTGATTATTATTATAGTTCTGACACGCAACCGCCTAACCCATACGATTGAAGAGGACATTAAAAAACATTTAAAGAAAAAAACGTCATGA